One segment of Anopheles stephensi strain Indian chromosome 3, UCI_ANSTEP_V1.0, whole genome shotgun sequence DNA contains the following:
- the LOC118512291 gene encoding uncharacterized protein LOC118512291, translating into MAILLIHLRRILLLVTVVYLVSEFVRKLLYGGTAAVLRSSRSVGGFLFAKRLHLQPWFYIYTLYLYLLLQTGAGFNQLNLFDNFFR; encoded by the coding sequence ATGGCAATACTCTTGATACACTTGCGCCGCATTCTGCTTCTGGTCACGGTCGTCTATCTGGTGAGCGAGTTCGTGCGGAAGCTGCTGTACGGTGGGACAGCGGCCGTACTGCGCTCGTCGCGTTCCGTTGGCGGTTTCCTGTTTGCCAAGCGGCTTCACCTGCAGCCCTGGTTCTACATCTACACGCTTTATCTGTACCTGCTGCTACAGACCGGGGCCGGCTTTAATCAGTTGAATCTGTTCGATAACTTCTTCCGATAA